In Companilactobacillus allii, one genomic interval encodes:
- a CDS encoding VOC family protein, with the protein MLQKLEVMLYVRNVDLIARFFEDALGATLIKETEMIDTSTEIKLSVLDQVNINLYDVEFIREYSPMVSLEMPSLMFLTNDIREVHDRIEMFANTISEISTQGDQLVFNFSDPEDHHFAVGTIEQDI; encoded by the coding sequence ATGTTACAAAAACTTGAAGTTATGTTGTATGTAAGAAATGTAGATTTAATAGCCAGATTCTTTGAGGATGCTTTGGGAGCAACGTTGATCAAAGAAACTGAAATGATCGATACCAGCACTGAAATTAAATTGAGTGTACTAGATCAAGTCAATATCAACCTATATGATGTAGAATTCATCAGAGAATATTCACCTATGGTCTCTTTGGAAATGCCATCATTGATGTTTTTGACTAACGATATCCGAGAAGTTCATGACAGGATCGAAATGTTTGCGAATACTATTAGTGAGATATCCACTCAAGGAGATCAATTGGTATTTAACTTCTCTGATCCAGAAGATCATCATTTTGCAGTTGGAACGATCGAACAAGATATATAG
- a CDS encoding TetR/AcrR family transcriptional regulator, with protein MVGIKNNRRAQYTRKVIQDAVLSLLESKTINNITVTEVCKLADINRTTFYRYFDDVYGCVDNIEAEFLESLNSEMVNSPMQGMEMVLNEFYHHKRLSNLVFVEGKTRLLEKLFENFDPINLDIDAYQEVYLMAGLQSVLKKWVKDGMKLTPHKLTGIIIPLVFADNIQEIRPLIRKEK; from the coding sequence ATGGTAGGAATAAAAAACAACCGTCGAGCTCAATATACTAGAAAGGTAATACAAGACGCGGTGTTGTCTTTACTTGAGAGCAAGACTATCAATAATATTACAGTGACAGAAGTCTGTAAGTTAGCAGATATTAATCGCACGACATTTTATCGTTATTTTGATGATGTATATGGCTGTGTTGATAATATTGAAGCTGAGTTCTTAGAATCACTCAATTCGGAGATGGTCAATTCTCCAATGCAAGGTATGGAGATGGTCTTGAATGAGTTCTATCATCATAAACGGCTCAGCAATTTGGTTTTCGTAGAAGGGAAAACCCGTCTGTTAGAGAAGTTATTTGAGAACTTTGATCCCATAAACTTGGATATAGATGCTTATCAAGAGGTCTATTTGATGGCAGGACTTCAAAGTGTTCTGAAAAAGTGGGTCAAGGATGGGATGAAACTCACACCGCATAAATTGACCGGAATTATAATTCCACTTGTCTTCGCTGATAACATTCAAGAAATACGTCCATTAATTAGAAAAGAGAAATAA
- a CDS encoding ATP-binding cassette domain-containing protein, with protein MLELKHIKKYFYVGDSVTKALDDVSVSFRPKEFVAILGPSGSGKTTMLNGIGGLDIYDSGDLIIKGKSTKDFSEADWDAYRNNSVGFIFQSYNIIGHLSILDNVEMGMTLSGVDNAEKKDKAIKALERVGLGPHMNKKPNQLSGGQMQRVAIARAIANDPEILLCDEPTGALDTETSVQIMELIKELSKERLVIMVTHNPDLAKEYANRIINFADGKIQDDSNPYSEDTDKDNFELKKTKMTFWTALKLSYTNIKTKKARTFLTAFASSIGIISIAIVLALSSGFQKQIDKTQSNTLAQFPITISQVASSQTAPTTNDNKLTKSKKTKVTAKLSQADKATHVNKITKKYTKYIDNIDPELSKTITYTYSTGMNLLSENNGKVKTATFSNTDSSSANTASAMTSAMATSTGIGGSVYPSGKNGQAFLKKHYKVVSGSMPKSANDVVLLVDSDNSTNINALKNIGLTVKDGQKFNFNKLVGKEFKIVNNNDYYKKLATGTFLPNSADSTLYNNSSNTTVKISGILRVKSKSSENILASGIAYSDKLTKNIINANKNSDIVEAQKSSSTNVLTGASVEDSTTKSTLISYLGGSTTPASIMIYPNNFKNKDKVLKYLDKYNSGKKKSDKVIYTDMAGSVSNLTGGLMDAITYVLVAFAGISLVTSMIMISIITYTSVLERTKEIGILKALGARKKDITRVFDAETTILGVASGVLGVVIAYLATFPINIILKNMTDLSNVAQLNPIHAIVLIIVSTVLTVLGGHIPARMAAKKDAATALRSE; from the coding sequence ATGCTGGAATTAAAACACATAAAGAAGTATTTCTATGTCGGCGATTCTGTTACCAAGGCTCTTGATGATGTTTCTGTATCATTCAGACCAAAAGAATTCGTCGCTATTTTGGGACCTAGTGGTTCCGGTAAAACCACTATGCTCAACGGAATCGGTGGATTAGATATATATGATTCTGGTGACTTAATTATTAAGGGTAAATCAACTAAGGATTTTTCTGAAGCAGATTGGGATGCTTACCGTAACAATTCAGTTGGTTTCATTTTCCAAAGTTACAATATTATCGGACATCTAAGTATTCTAGACAACGTCGAAATGGGTATGACACTTAGTGGTGTTGATAATGCCGAAAAGAAAGACAAGGCCATTAAGGCTCTTGAACGTGTTGGTTTAGGACCACATATGAACAAAAAGCCTAACCAATTATCCGGTGGTCAAATGCAACGTGTTGCCATCGCTAGAGCTATCGCCAATGATCCTGAGATCCTTCTTTGTGACGAACCAACAGGTGCTCTGGATACTGAGACCAGTGTTCAGATCATGGAACTTATCAAAGAATTATCCAAGGAACGACTAGTAATCATGGTTACTCATAACCCTGATCTAGCTAAAGAATACGCAAATCGTATCATCAACTTTGCGGATGGTAAGATTCAAGATGATTCTAATCCATATTCAGAGGATACAGACAAAGATAATTTCGAATTAAAGAAGACCAAAATGACATTTTGGACAGCTTTGAAATTGTCATACACTAATATCAAAACTAAAAAGGCTCGTACTTTCCTGACTGCCTTTGCTTCCAGTATTGGTATCATCAGTATTGCCATTGTTTTGGCGCTGTCTTCTGGATTCCAAAAGCAAATTGATAAGACTCAATCCAATACACTTGCACAATTTCCAATCACTATTTCACAAGTTGCATCAAGTCAGACTGCCCCAACTACTAATGACAATAAATTAACGAAGTCTAAGAAGACCAAAGTTACTGCCAAGCTAAGTCAAGCTGACAAAGCAACTCACGTTAACAAGATAACCAAAAAGTACACTAAATATATCGATAACATCGACCCTGAATTGAGTAAGACAATTACTTATACTTATTCAACTGGTATGAACTTACTTAGCGAGAATAACGGCAAAGTCAAGACTGCCACGTTCTCAAATACTGATAGCAGTAGTGCCAATACAGCCAGCGCTATGACAAGCGCCATGGCAACATCAACTGGTATCGGTGGTTCTGTTTATCCTAGTGGTAAAAATGGTCAGGCATTTTTGAAGAAGCACTACAAGGTAGTATCTGGATCAATGCCTAAGAGTGCCAACGATGTTGTTTTATTGGTTGATAGTGATAATTCAACTAACATTAACGCATTGAAGAACATTGGTCTAACAGTTAAAGATGGTCAAAAATTCAACTTTAACAAACTTGTTGGTAAAGAATTCAAAATAGTTAACAACAATGATTATTATAAGAAGTTAGCAACTGGAACATTCTTGCCTAACTCTGCTGACTCAACACTTTATAACAATAGTTCAAACACAACTGTAAAGATCTCTGGTATCTTGCGTGTTAAGTCAAAATCTTCAGAGAATATATTAGCTTCTGGTATTGCATATAGTGATAAATTAACGAAGAATATCATCAACGCAAACAAGAACTCTGATATTGTTGAAGCTCAAAAGAGTAGCAGTACTAACGTCTTAACTGGTGCTAGTGTTGAAGATTCAACAACTAAATCTACACTGATCAGCTACCTTGGTGGATCAACAACACCAGCAAGCATCATGATTTATCCAAACAACTTCAAGAATAAAGACAAAGTTCTCAAGTACTTGGACAAATACAATAGTGGTAAGAAGAAATCTGATAAGGTTATCTATACAGATATGGCCGGTTCAGTTTCCAACCTAACAGGTGGATTGATGGACGCCATTACTTACGTCCTAGTTGCCTTTGCAGGTATCTCACTAGTAACAAGTATGATCATGATTTCAATCATTACCTATACATCAGTCCTTGAGCGTACCAAAGAAATTGGTATTTTAAAGGCATTGGGTGCTAGAAAGAAAGATATCACCCGAGTATTTGATGCTGAGACAACTATTCTCGGTGTTGCATCCGGTGTATTAGGTGTGGTAATTGCCTACTTGGCAACATTCCCAATTAATATCATCTTAAAAAATATGACAGATTTGTCTAACGTTGCACAATTGAACCCAATACATGCAATTGTCCTAATAATTGTAAGTACAGTTCTAACAGTACTTGGTGGACATATTCCTGCTCGTATGGCAGCTAAGAAAGACGCCGCTACAGCGCTTCGCTCAGAATAG
- a CDS encoding endonuclease III domain-containing protein, protein MYKEITIKQLFELLNKQLGRQNWWPTHSTEEMLVGMILIQNTNWKNVDKSLSNLQKATGFDLDKLLDLTLDDLRDLIQPSGFYKNKSIYVRSLLTAYRDEFNDWEKLSTQSLRKRLLNLKGIGNETADVLLLYYFHRSTFVADNYCMRLFMNLHAFTEKPTYMQLKNSVQADFDFTPDQASEFHALIDEFGKLKSDFFDGYQLVLPRSLT, encoded by the coding sequence ATGTACAAAGAAATCACTATCAAACAATTATTCGAACTATTGAACAAACAACTTGGTAGACAAAACTGGTGGCCTACTCATAGCACTGAAGAAATGCTAGTCGGGATGATTCTTATCCAAAATACCAACTGGAAAAACGTTGATAAATCCCTTTCCAACTTACAAAAAGCAACAGGATTTGACTTGGATAAGTTGCTAGATTTAACACTTGATGATTTACGTGACTTAATTCAGCCTAGTGGATTTTACAAAAACAAATCAATCTACGTTCGTTCCTTACTTACCGCTTACCGTGATGAATTCAATGATTGGGAGAAATTATCCACTCAATCATTGCGAAAAAGACTATTAAATCTAAAGGGGATCGGCAATGAGACCGCCGATGTATTACTACTCTATTATTTCCATCGTTCTACCTTTGTAGCAGATAATTACTGTATGAGATTATTCATGAATCTTCATGCTTTCACTGAGAAACCAACATATATGCAACTAAAGAATTCCGTTCAAGCAGACTTTGACTTCACACCAGATCAAGCTAGTGAATTTCATGCTCTAATAGATGAATTCGGAAAGTTAAAAAGCGACTTTTTTGATGGCTATCAGCTAGTTTTACCACGCTCACTTACCTAG
- a CDS encoding TetR/AcrR family transcriptional regulator has product MSDNQKRKNQKKNDILKSATKTFTTNGYKNTSIAEIAKEAHSSQVTLYKYFPSKIELAREVMINMIVEGYQAYDKKLEQSNMNFKEKIESILAFGSSEVNVINQDFMGFMIDEFQAANGDDRVMKAYNTGKDGFWRKILKQGRAENMISDDIQDEVVLMYVDMILSYFMNPATAKKTKDIVTKKYSNGLARVFFYGILGK; this is encoded by the coding sequence ATGTCAGATAACCAAAAACGTAAGAATCAAAAGAAAAATGACATTTTGAAGTCGGCAACTAAGACTTTTACTACTAATGGATATAAAAATACCTCCATTGCAGAAATCGCAAAGGAGGCACATTCGTCACAAGTGACATTGTATAAGTATTTTCCCAGTAAAATTGAGCTTGCTAGAGAAGTCATGATCAATATGATTGTTGAAGGGTATCAAGCTTATGATAAAAAGTTGGAACAATCAAATATGAACTTCAAAGAAAAGATCGAAAGTATCTTAGCCTTTGGTAGTAGTGAGGTCAATGTCATCAATCAAGACTTCATGGGTTTCATGATTGATGAGTTTCAAGCTGCCAATGGGGATGACCGGGTTATGAAAGCATATAACACTGGTAAAGATGGATTCTGGAGGAAAATTTTGAAACAGGGTCGTGCTGAAAATATGATCAGTGACGACATTCAAGATGAAGTGGTATTGATGTATGTTGATATGATTTTGAGTTATTTTATGAATCCAGCAACAGCCAAAAAGACCAAGGATATTGTTACTAAAAAGTACTCAAATGGCTTGGCTCGTGTGTTCTTTTATGGCATTCTAGGTAAGTGA
- a CDS encoding ABC transporter ATP-binding protein: protein MQQTNNAILHVDHLQKNFGKFQALKNVTFDVYPGEIFGFIGPNGAGKSTTIRTLLGILRASGGVATLFGKDVYKDSVSIHKKLAYVPGDVYLWPNLTGGEIIDLFLKLGNTKHNSKTDEMIKRFQFDPTKKARTYSKGNRQKVALIAAFSTDADFYIFDEPTSGLDPLNEEIFQKSVMELKDQGKSVLLSSHILSEVEKMCDRIGIIRSGEIVETGSLSDMRHLTRTVIQFQTMKPTPELKNLEGIHNVKLENSGLTTFSVDSDKIGSAMSYLADKQIVSLQSTPPTLEDLFMRYYSDERR from the coding sequence ATGCAACAAACTAATAACGCTATTTTACATGTTGATCATCTACAAAAGAATTTTGGTAAATTTCAGGCTTTAAAAAATGTTACTTTTGATGTTTATCCTGGGGAAATTTTTGGATTCATCGGCCCTAACGGTGCTGGTAAATCAACAACTATTCGAACACTTCTAGGGATTTTGCGTGCATCGGGTGGCGTTGCTACTTTATTTGGTAAAGACGTCTATAAGGATTCCGTGTCAATTCACAAAAAATTGGCTTATGTACCAGGCGATGTCTATCTATGGCCAAACTTGACCGGTGGTGAAATTATCGATTTGTTTTTGAAACTAGGAAATACTAAACATAACAGTAAAACCGATGAGATGATTAAACGATTCCAATTTGATCCTACCAAAAAAGCTCGAACTTACTCCAAGGGTAATCGTCAAAAAGTCGCTTTGATTGCTGCTTTTTCAACTGATGCCGACTTTTATATATTTGATGAACCAACATCAGGTCTTGATCCATTGAATGAGGAAATATTCCAAAAATCAGTAATGGAGCTAAAAGATCAAGGCAAATCAGTTCTGCTATCGAGTCATATCCTATCAGAAGTTGAAAAAATGTGTGATCGTATCGGAATAATTCGTAGTGGTGAAATCGTTGAAACTGGTTCACTTTCTGATATGAGACATCTAACTAGAACTGTCATCCAATTTCAAACGATGAAACCAACGCCTGAATTAAAAAATCTAGAAGGTATCCATAATGTTAAGTTGGAAAACAGTGGTTTAACAACTTTCTCAGTTGATTCTGACAAGATTGGTTCTGCTATGAGTTATTTGGCAGATAAGCAAATTGTTTCGTTACAATCGACTCCCCCAACTCTTGAAGATCTATTCATGAGATATTATTCGGATGAAAGAAGATAG
- a CDS encoding ABC transporter permease yields the protein MENRNFHQTWFLTRFSLKRDWLKLALWSVTLIVLFAAVAAKFTTIYDSQASIDEIVKTLKSPSMVSLFGKLSGSGPYTTADVFAGEMTVFMAMIAAVMNFSIIIKNTRGEEDSGLLEIIQSHSVGKLSNLASSLIELLIINLVIGIFYSLGLQFAGLSGTDTNGNFLLGLGLGAAGFMFASIAALMAQLVDNSRFAMILSYIIFGIMYIARMSTDISNPNLTWLIPFGWVEKFSTYQDNNWLPVFLMLGLSLILCITALWINNHRDIGSGIIATKPGRATASVFLRGPLSLFFRLHRTSIIVWIIGLMILGFTYGSIFNTIGDILKTNPTMAQLIGASAVHKANVVIIKHFVAILMIVFACLALFPGIQIINYLKTGESKGYLELIHSKPVSRSYLFTSILLLGIATSVATLFASMMGLYLGGMSVMKHPVEMSVFLNSFAAYLSALLVVLAISGCIVGLIPRFSSFSYLYIGFALFSGYFGKLIDLPKWVAKLTPFGYIPDVPVGKIDPGTMWWQLGITFVLIVVGYIGYSCRDLKS from the coding sequence ATGGAAAATCGTAATTTTCATCAAACTTGGTTTTTAACACGTTTCAGTTTAAAACGTGACTGGCTAAAATTGGCTCTTTGGTCAGTTACTTTGATTGTTTTATTTGCGGCCGTTGCGGCTAAGTTCACAACTATCTATGACAGTCAGGCTTCAATAGATGAAATCGTCAAAACTTTAAAATCTCCATCAATGGTCTCATTATTTGGGAAATTATCAGGATCAGGTCCTTATACGACTGCGGATGTCTTTGCCGGTGAGATGACCGTCTTTATGGCAATGATTGCTGCCGTTATGAACTTTTCGATCATAATAAAAAATACCCGTGGTGAAGAAGATTCTGGATTATTAGAAATAATTCAATCTCATTCTGTGGGTAAACTATCCAATCTCGCTTCATCTTTGATTGAACTACTAATTATTAATTTAGTTATCGGTATCTTTTATAGCCTTGGATTACAATTTGCTGGACTATCTGGAACTGATACCAATGGTAACTTCTTATTGGGATTAGGATTAGGTGCAGCTGGATTCATGTTCGCCTCCATTGCAGCATTGATGGCACAATTAGTGGACAATTCTCGTTTTGCCATGATTCTTTCATATATCATATTTGGCATAATGTACATTGCCAGAATGTCGACTGATATCTCCAATCCAAACTTAACTTGGCTAATACCATTTGGATGGGTCGAGAAGTTTTCAACTTATCAAGATAATAATTGGCTACCAGTATTCTTGATGCTAGGGTTGTCATTGATTCTGTGTATAACGGCGTTATGGATCAATAATCATCGTGATATTGGTTCTGGAATCATCGCTACAAAGCCGGGACGCGCTACAGCATCAGTATTTCTACGTGGTCCTTTAAGTCTATTTTTTAGACTACATCGTACTTCGATCATCGTTTGGATAATTGGATTAATGATTCTAGGATTCACTTACGGATCGATCTTTAATACCATTGGTGACATTCTCAAAACTAATCCAACAATGGCACAATTAATAGGTGCCAGTGCTGTTCATAAGGCAAATGTTGTTATTATCAAACATTTTGTAGCTATTCTAATGATAGTTTTTGCCTGTTTAGCACTATTCCCAGGTATTCAAATTATCAATTATCTAAAAACTGGTGAAAGCAAAGGCTATTTGGAATTGATCCACTCTAAACCTGTAAGTAGAAGCTACTTATTTACCAGTATTTTACTTCTTGGTATTGCGACAAGTGTTGCTACTTTATTTGCCAGTATGATGGGACTCTACCTAGGTGGTATGTCCGTTATGAAACATCCAGTTGAAATGTCAGTATTCCTTAACAGCTTTGCCGCTTATCTGTCTGCTTTACTTGTAGTACTTGCAATAAGTGGTTGTATAGTTGGACTTATTCCTAGATTTTCAAGTTTTAGTTATCTATATATTGGTTTTGCATTATTCTCTGGATATTTTGGTAAATTGATAGATTTGCCAAAATGGGTCGCAAAGTTGACACCTTTTGGATACATCCCTGATGTTCCCGTTGGAAAAATTGATCCCGGTACTATGTGGTGGCAGCTTGGTATTACATTTGTTTTGATAGTTGTTGGATATATTGGTTATTCTTGTCGTGATTTGAAGAGTTGA
- a CDS encoding Nramp family divalent metal transporter: MSDKNKKHDSLIHYANGPSLEEINDTVEIPKDAGFFKTLLAYSGPGALVAVGYMDPGNWVTSIAGGAQFKYKLLTVILISSLIAMLLQYMAAKLGIVTGRDLAQLTRDRTTKKVGFVLWIVTELAIMATDIAEIIGSAIALKLLFGIPILWGVLITAFDVLLLLILMKLGFRKIEAIVAALILVILAVFMYEVILAQPDWGQMVIGFVPDPVILQNQSMLYISLGIVGATVMPHNLYLHSSISQARKYDRADTKSVKQAVRFSTWDSNIQLTLAFVVNTLLLLLGAALFYGTKSDLGRFVDLYNALQDPKIAGAVASPVLSILFAVALLASGQNSTITGTLSGQIVMEGFVHMKMKLWVRRVITRLLSILPVIAFAVIYHGNEAKIESLLTFSQVFLSVALPFSIFPLIAFSSDKKLMGEFANKSYIKYIGYGIAVILTILNIWLIFTTLKEVYHF; encoded by the coding sequence TTGAGTGATAAAAACAAAAAACACGATAGCCTGATCCATTACGCAAACGGTCCTTCATTAGAAGAAATAAACGATACCGTTGAAATTCCCAAAGACGCTGGATTCTTCAAGACACTATTAGCATATAGTGGTCCCGGAGCTCTAGTTGCCGTTGGATATATGGATCCTGGTAATTGGGTTACTTCCATCGCTGGTGGTGCTCAATTCAAATACAAACTTTTGACCGTCATTTTGATATCTAGTTTAATTGCCATGTTACTTCAATATATGGCTGCTAAACTAGGGATTGTAACTGGTCGGGATTTGGCACAATTAACAAGAGATAGAACCACCAAAAAGGTAGGTTTTGTACTCTGGATAGTTACTGAGCTAGCTATCATGGCAACTGATATTGCTGAAATAATCGGTTCTGCCATCGCTTTAAAATTATTATTTGGTATTCCAATTCTTTGGGGTGTTTTAATTACAGCCTTTGACGTGTTGCTTCTATTAATATTAATGAAACTTGGATTTAGAAAAATCGAAGCTATTGTAGCCGCATTGATTCTAGTAATTTTAGCAGTATTTATGTATGAAGTTATTCTAGCTCAACCTGATTGGGGACAGATGGTGATTGGATTCGTTCCTGATCCAGTTATTCTACAAAATCAAAGTATGCTTTATATTTCATTGGGTATTGTTGGTGCTACGGTAATGCCGCATAATCTATACTTGCATTCAAGTATCTCACAGGCTAGAAAATATGACCGTGCAGATACAAAGAGTGTTAAACAAGCTGTTCGTTTCTCAACTTGGGATTCAAATATCCAATTAACACTAGCATTTGTAGTTAACACCCTACTATTACTTCTAGGTGCTGCCTTATTCTATGGTACAAAGAGTGACTTAGGTCGATTTGTTGACTTATACAACGCACTACAAGATCCAAAAATTGCCGGTGCTGTTGCTAGTCCAGTATTAAGTATTCTTTTTGCTGTTGCACTGTTGGCTTCAGGTCAAAACTCAACTATCACTGGTACTTTATCAGGTCAGATTGTTATGGAAGGTTTCGTCCACATGAAGATGAAACTTTGGGTAAGACGTGTTATCACACGTTTGCTATCCATCTTACCTGTTATCGCCTTTGCTGTTATTTATCACGGTAATGAAGCAAAAATCGAATCATTATTAACATTCTCACAGGTATTTCTGAGTGTTGCGTTACCATTCTCGATTTTTCCACTAATTGCCTTTTCTAGTGATAAGAAGTTAATGGGTGAATTTGCGAATAAGAGTTATATCAAGTACATCGGGTACGGGATTGCTGTTATTCTAACTATTCTAAATATTTGGTTAATCTTCACAACTCTTAAAGAGGTCTATCATTTCTAA
- a CDS encoding TerC family protein: protein MYGPFFDLHNWATVIESGEDWLIILSLVVMECMLSVDNAVVLAAQTQSLPNKVEQEKSLFYGLFGAYIFRFLVIGIGVYLINFWWIKVLGAGYLFYLFLKYFFLDRRKKDKKVEVPSKRPEPTGWKKHIHISRFWQVVISIELMDIVFSIDSVLASLAISSNPVIVLIGGMIGILAMRGIAELIMGWMEKIPELQGMAYFLILFISVKLFLSIPAIDIEVPNMLFVAVLVVSIIVTLIIHYMNKRKTNN, encoded by the coding sequence ATGTACGGACCGTTCTTCGACCTTCATAATTGGGCAACCGTTATTGAATCCGGCGAAGATTGGTTAATAATTTTATCATTAGTTGTTATGGAATGTATGCTATCCGTCGATAACGCTGTGGTCTTGGCTGCTCAAACACAGTCATTACCTAACAAAGTCGAACAGGAGAAATCTCTATTCTACGGATTATTTGGAGCGTATATTTTTCGTTTCCTAGTCATTGGTATAGGTGTATACCTGATCAACTTCTGGTGGATAAAGGTCCTTGGCGCTGGTTATTTATTCTACTTATTCTTAAAATACTTCTTTCTTGATAGAAGAAAAAAGGATAAGAAAGTTGAAGTTCCAAGTAAAAGACCTGAACCAACAGGCTGGAAAAAGCACATTCATATTTCTAGATTTTGGCAAGTTGTTATCTCAATCGAATTAATGGATATCGTATTCTCAATTGATTCTGTTCTAGCATCCCTAGCCATCTCAAGTAATCCAGTCATTGTTTTGATCGGTGGTATGATTGGAATCTTAGCAATGCGTGGTATTGCAGAGCTTATCATGGGTTGGATGGAGAAAATCCCTGAATTACAAGGAATGGCATATTTCTTGATTCTCTTCATCTCTGTTAAGTTATTCTTATCTATTCCAGCAATCGATATTGAAGTTCCAAATATGTTATTCGTAGCTGTATTGGTAGTTTCGATCATCGTCACTTTGATAATTCATTATATGAATAAGCGAAAAACTAATAACTAA
- a CDS encoding AraC family transcriptional regulator encodes MEEFDLATLLSSNEKALIRVLQNYARTNDLVIFVLDNNDSLLYVTIDEIPKKSILARLDTVSNFADLSKNRFKYHIELTNVPIRVTTINQMVGKLYVAHDVDKNPGPDNLVILQNLQKQAEFLKFLFEGMARLLINNRGIDEFLIKQPVNVDTMIEELDDNEAIALQQLKNLSTSNHAIIAAIEFIDDNLDKRLTLDQVSNRAYLSDYYFSKLFKKETKLSFSVYLNARKVQRAMFLLKDTDMNIQEISNELGFTRLSYFSQTFKKYTGFTPSKFRHSK; translated from the coding sequence ATGGAGGAATTCGACTTAGCGACCCTTCTTTCTAGTAACGAAAAAGCATTGATCAGAGTATTACAAAATTATGCCAGAACCAACGATCTGGTTATTTTTGTCTTGGATAATAATGATTCACTATTATATGTAACTATAGATGAGATTCCTAAAAAAAGTATTCTTGCAAGACTGGATACAGTCAGCAATTTTGCTGACTTGAGTAAGAATCGATTCAAATATCACATTGAATTAACGAATGTTCCTATTCGAGTTACTACCATTAATCAGATGGTTGGGAAGCTTTACGTTGCGCATGACGTTGATAAAAATCCCGGTCCAGATAATTTAGTAATATTACAAAATTTACAAAAACAAGCAGAGTTCCTCAAGTTTCTATTTGAGGGAATGGCAAGATTGTTGATCAATAATAGAGGAATTGATGAATTCTTAATCAAACAACCCGTCAATGTTGATACGATGATTGAAGAGTTAGATGATAATGAAGCCATTGCGCTGCAACAATTAAAGAATCTTTCGACATCCAATCATGCAATTATTGCCGCAATTGAGTTCATTGATGATAATTTGGATAAACGCCTAACACTTGATCAGGTATCTAATAGGGCATATTTGTCTGATTATTATTTCAGTAAGTTATTTAAGAAAGAAACAAAGTTGAGCTTTTCAGTTTACCTCAATGCAAGAAAAGTTCAACGAGCTATGTTTTTGTTAAAAGATACCGATATGAATATCCAAGAAATATCTAATGAATTAGGCTTTACGAGATTGAGTTATTTCAGTCAAACCTTTAAGAAATATACAGGATTTACTCCTTCCAAATTCAGACATAGTAAATAG
- a CDS encoding DUF488 domain-containing protein produces MSKIVVKRIYNKDLPAGYRILVDRLWPRGISKINAKLDLWAKNISPSTELRKWFGHDEDKYEEFEIKYTKEIENNEYTTEFIKIVEEELKKQDVLFLYGAKDEECNNAEVLEEYLNKLINNN; encoded by the coding sequence ATGTCAAAAATAGTTGTCAAACGTATCTATAACAAGGACTTACCCGCTGGATATAGAATTTTGGTTGATCGCTTGTGGCCACGTGGAATATCCAAAATTAATGCCAAACTGGATTTGTGGGCTAAAAATATTTCACCTTCAACAGAGTTAAGAAAATGGTTCGGACATGACGAAGATAAGTATGAAGAATTTGAAATCAAATATACAAAAGAGATCGAAAATAATGAATATACAACAGAATTTATTAAAATAGTCGAAGAAGAATTAAAAAAACAAGATGTTCTATTCTTATACGGTGCAAAGGATGAAGAATGTAACAATGCAGAAGTTTTGGAAGAATATCTTAATAAACTAATTAATAATAATTGA